One segment of Canis aureus isolate CA01 chromosome 27, VMU_Caureus_v.1.0, whole genome shotgun sequence DNA contains the following:
- the LOC144299210 gene encoding tubulin alpha-3 chain produces the protein MRECISIHVGQAGVQIGNACWELYCLEHGIQPDGQMPSDKTIGGGDDSFNTFFSETGAGKHVPRAVFVDLEPTVVDEVRTGTYRQLFHPEQLITGKEDAANNYARGHYTIGKEIVDLVLDRIRKLADLCTGLQGFLIFHSFGGGTGSGFASLLMERLSVDYGKKSKLEFAIYPAPQVSTAVVEPYNSILTTHTTLEHSDCAFMVDNEAIYDICRRNLDIERPTYTNLNRLIGQIVSSITASLRFDGALNVDLTEFQTNLVPYPRIHFPLATYAPVISAEKAYHEQLSVAEITNACFEPANQMVKCDPRHGKYMACCMLYRGDVVPKDVNAAIATIKTKRTIQFVDWCPTGFKVGINYQPPTVVPGGDLAKVQRAVCMLSNTTAIAEAWARLDHKFDLMYAKRAFVHWYVGEGMEEGEFSEAREDLAALEKDYEEVGVDSVEAEAEEGEEY, from the exons CGCGAGTGCATCTCTATCCACGTGGGGCAGGCAGGTGTCCAGATCGGCAATGCCTGCTGGGAACTGTACTGCCTTGAACATGGAATTCAGCCTGATGGTCAAATGCCAAGTGACAAAACCATCGGCGGTGGGGATGACTCGTTCAACACGTTCTTCAGCGAGACTGGGGCTGGCAAGCATGTGCCCAGAGCAGTGTTTGTGGACCTGGAACCCACCGTGGTCG ATGAAGTGCGCACGGGGACCTACAGGCAGCTCTTCCACCCAGAGCAGCTGATCACCGGGAAGGAGGATGCAGCCAATAATTACGCCAGAGGCCATTACACCATCGGCAAGGAGATCGTCGACCTGGTCCTGGACCGGATCCGGAAACTG GCGGATCTGTGCACAGGGCTGCAGGGCTTCCTCATCTTCCACAGTTTCGGGGGCGGCACCGGCTCTGGGTTTGCATCTCTGCTCATGGAGCGGCTGTCGGTGGACTACGGCAAGAAGTCCAAGCTGGAATTTGCCATCTACCCGGCTCCCCAGGTGTCCACGGCCGTGGTGGAGCCCTACAACTCCATCCTGACCACCCACACCACCCTGGAGCATTCCGACTGTGCCTTCATGGTGGACAACGAGGCCATCTACGACATATGTCGGCGCAACCTGGATATCGAGCGGCCCACGTACACCAACCTCAATCGTCTGATCGGGCAGATCGTGTCCTCCATCACAGCCTCCCTGCGATTCGATGGGGCCCTGAACGTGGACTTGACGGAATTCCAGACCAACCTGGTCCCGTACCCCCGCATCCACTTCCCCCTGGCCACCTATGCCCCGGTCATCTCCGCCGAGAAGGCCTACCACGAGCAGCTGTCCGTGGCCGAGATCACCAATGCCTGCTTCGAGCCGGCCAACCAGATGGTCAAGTGTGACCCTCGGCACGGCAAGTACATGGCCTGCTGCATGTTGTACAGGGGGGACGTGGTCCCGAAAGATGTCAACGCGGCCATCGCCACCATCAAGACCAAGCGCACCATCCAGTTTGTGGATTGGTGCCCTACTGGATTTAAG GTGGGCATCAACTACCAGCCCCCCACTGTCGTCCCCGGGGGTGACCTGGCCAAGGTGCAGCGGGCCGTGTGCATGCTGAGCAACACTACCGCCATCGCTGAGGCCTGGGCCCGCCTGGACCATAAGTTTGACCTCATGTATGCAAAGCGAGCCTTTGTGCACTGGTATGTGGGGGAAGGCATGGAGGAAGGGGAGTTCTCCGAGGCCCGGGAGGACCTGGCAGCCCTGGAGAAAGATTATGAAGAGGTGGGCGTGGATTCCGTGGAAGCAGAGGCTGAAGAAGGCGAAGAATACTGA